Genomic DNA from Streptomyces sp. PCS3-D2:
TGAGCACCTACGTGGCCCCGCCGCTCGCCTCGCTGGGCGCGCTGATCAGCGCGATGGGCTTCGTGGTCCCGCTGGTCTGCCAGCGGCTCTCGGACCACTGGCAGACCTGGGCCACCTACCGGCGACTCGGCGCACTGTGGCAGGAGGTGCAGATCTCCGCCCCCGCCGGAACGCCCTCCGTGCAGATGGCCTGGTGGTCCGCGGCGGAACTGCGCGTGATCCAGAGGGAGTCCGACATCCACGACGGGTTCCTGCACCTCGGCCCCTACTTCGACAAGGGGCTGCGCGACGACGCCTATGACAGCGCCCTCGCCGGGGGAGCCGACGAGGAGACCGCCCGGGCCGTCGGCGACGCCGCCATGGTCGCGGCCGCGGTACGGGCCCGCGCCGCGGACCCCGAGGGGCAGATCCTCGGCGAGGACGAGGAGACCCTGCCCGACGCTTCCGACGGACCCCGCGACCTGCTGCGAATCTCCGACGCCCTGCGGCGCTCGCCGGTCGTGCAGGCGGTCCGGCGGCAGGTGGCCGTCTGACCGCTGCCGGGCCTCTGACCGCTACCGACCAGTCGGGCGGTGGTGCGGCCACCCTCCCGGCCACCCTCCCGGCCACCGCCCCGCTCAGCGGGCCGCGGCCACCGCCGTCCTCGGGAACAGCTCCTGGAACGGCCCCGCCGAGTCGATCCCCTCCCGTCCGTACGGCGCGTCGAAGCTCCACACCATGAACAGCAGGAACACGATCAGCGCACTGAACAGGCCCGCCAGCAGCAGCTCGCGCCCGGAACGCCGGATCTGCAGAGTGAAGATCAGGCCGACGGTGACCACGCCGCCGACCAGCAGCCCGAACCACACCACACCCGGCAGCGTCGACTCGGAGTTCTGCGTCCGCGAGTGGCGGGCCTCGTCGGCGGCCGCGATGTGGTCCAGCAGCGGCTGGTAGGCCTGGGCCTGCAACTCGGTGGCCGGACTCTGGTGGGTGACGGAGGTACGGAGCTTGCCGAGCAGCTCGCCGCCCTCGGCGGACGCGCTCTCGCCCGCGGTCAGCAGCGGCCAGTCCACGGCGACGGTGTGGGCGACGTACGCGTCCACCTCCCCCCGGATCCGGTCGCGGACCGCGGCCGGGTAGACATCGGTGCGCTGGGTGACTTCGTACAGCGCCTGCGCCTCCCGGCGCACGCTGTCCTCGGCGGCGCCGCGCGCCTCCCATACGCCGGCGATGGCCAGGCCGAGCACGATCGCGTACACCACGCCCACCATCATCGTCATGTACTCGATGACGTCGGGGGTTTCGCTGGTGTCCTCGTCGGCGGCGGCCCGGCGGTGCCGGATCGCCGTGAAGGCGAGGACGAGGGCGCAGACGAGCACCATGGCGATGGCCAGGACCAGCCATTCGGACACGTGGATTCTCCCGGTGTGGATCGGTGGACGGATCGGGGGGCGGGCTGCGGGGTCAGCCGCGGCCCTTGGAGCGCGGGCGCAGGGCGGCGGCCGCGAGCACGGCGGGGGTCGTCACCACGACCATCAGCGTCACGGTGGACATCCCGCCCGGAGTGCGCCGCTCCAGGGCGACCGCACGGTACGGACGCACGTGGAAGGCACTCACCCGCGCGGCGGCGGCCCGGGGCCGCGGCGGAGCCGGCGCCCCGGCCGGGACCGGCCCGCGCTCCTCCGGGACACGGGGTGGGGGCGGCGGCGCAGCAGGCGGCCCGGCGGCCTCCACGGCGGCCGGCGGATCCGCGGGCACGGGCGGCGGCGCCGTCGACCGCTCCGGCTCGGGGAGCCGCCCGGGGTGGCGCACCGTCGGCCCGCCGAGGCCGGGCACGGCGACCCGCACCCCGGGCCCGGCGGACGGCGGGGCGACGGGGCGCCCGGGCCGACCGCCGGGCACGCACAGGTCGACGCGCGCCCCGCGGCCGTGGCCGTCGCCCGCGACCGCCACGTGGCCGTGGAGCGGACAGAGCGCCGCCACCAGACCCGCACCGGCGAAGTACTGCCAAGCGGTCACCGCGCGTCCTCCCTGTTCCGCAGCAGACATGAGGGTTACGTCTGAAGAAACGATCACGTCCCTGCTTCGACACGCGGCGGACCGGTGCAGATCGAAGCCGCCGGCACCGGACGTCCGCGGGCCGGGTGGCGGTCCCCTGCCCCGTCCGTAACCGGGCGCCGGGCCCGGTTACGGAAGGACGCCCGGGTACGCCGGAGGGGCACGACCCTGTGGTCGCGCCCCTCCGTTCGGTTCGGACGGCTTCCGGCCGCCCCTGCGTCAGCCCGCCTCAGTGCCGCCGAAACGCTCGCGGTAGGACTCCAGGTCCTCCTCGGTGATCCGGGCGAAGAGCACCGGCGGCACGGTGAACGGGGTGCCCGCCGGGACCGCGTCCAGGGCCTTGGCCTGCTCCGGGGTCACCCACGTCGCGGTGTCGTCCGCGAGCGCGAACGCCGAGCGCATGGCGCGCGCCGAGGCCGGGATGAACGGCTCGGAGACCACCGAGTACAGGTGGATGAGGTTCATCGCGGTGCGCAGGGTGAGCGCCGCGGCGTCGAGGTCGGTCTTGACCTCCAGCCAAGGGGCCTTCTCGTCGAGGTAGGCGTTGCCGGCGGACCACAGGGCGCGCAGCGCGGCGGCGGCCTTGCGGTACTGGAGGGTCTCCATGTGGCCCTCGTACTCGGCCAGGAGCTCGGCGATCTGCTCGCCCAGCTTCGCCTCGGCCTCGCCCGCGGGGCTGCCGGCCGGGACCTCGTCGCCGAACTTCTTGCGGGAGAAGGTCAGCACGCGGTTGACGAAGTTGCCGAGGGTGCCGCCGAGGTCCTTGTTGACCGTGGCCGCGAAGTGCTCCCAGGTGAAGGACGAGTCGTCCGACTCGGGCGCGTTGGCGATCAGGAAGTAGCGCCAGAAGTCGGCCGGGAGGATCTCCAGCGCCTGGTCGGTGAAGACGCCGCGCTTCTGCGAGGTGGAGAACTTGCCGCCGTAGTACGTCAGCCAGTTGAAGGCCTTGACGTAGTCGACCTTCTTCCAGGGCTCGCGGGTGCCCAGCTCCGTGGCGGGGAACATGACCGTGTGGAACGGGACGTTGTCCTTCGCCATGAACTGGGTGTAGCGGACGTCGTCGGCCTCGTACCACCAGGCCCTGTAGTCGCGGTTGGCCGGGTCGGCGTCGGCCCACTCCTTGGTGGAGGCGATGTACTCGATCGGGGCGTCGAACCAGACGTAGAAGACCTTGCCCTCGGCCGCCAGGTCGGGCCAGGTGTCGGCCGGTACCGGGACTCCCCAGTCGAGGTCACGGGTGATGGCCCGGTCGTGCAGGCCCTCGGTCAGCCACTTGCGGGCGATCGAGGAGGCCAGCTGCGGCCACTCCTCTTCGTGCTCGGCGACCCAGGCCTCGACCTCGTGCTGGAGCTTGGACTGCAGGAGGAAGAGGTGCTTGGTCTCGCGGACCTCCAGCTCGGTGGATCCGGAGATGGCCGAGCGCGGCTCGATCAGGTCCGTGGGGTCCAGCACCCGGGTGCAGTTCTCGCACTGGTCGCCGCGTGCCTTGTCGTAGCCGCAGTGCGGGCAGGTGCCCTCGACGTAGCGGTCCGGCAGGAAGCGGCCGTCGGCGGGCGAGTAGACCTGCCGGATCGCGCGCTCCTCGATGAAGCCGTTCTCCTGGAGCTTGCGCGCGAAGTGCTGGGTGATCTCGGCGTTCTGCGGCGAGGAGCTGCGGCCGAAGTAGTCGAAGGACAGCTCGAAGCCGTCGTAGACCGCCTTCTGGGCGTCGTGGGCCTGGGCGCAGAACTCGGCGACCGGGAGGCCGTTCTCCTTCGCGGCGAGCTCGGCGGGGGTGCCGTGCTCGTCGGTGGCGCAGATGTAGAGGACGTCGTGGCCGCGCTGGCGGAGGTACCGGGAGTACACATCCGCGGGAAGCATCGACCCGACCATGTTGCCCAGGTGCTTGATCCCGTTGATGTACGGAAGCGCGCTGGTGATCAGGTGTCGAGCCATCCTCGGATGCTCCATTTCCTCTGTGCGGTGCGACGT
This window encodes:
- the metG gene encoding methionine--tRNA ligase; the encoded protein is MARHLITSALPYINGIKHLGNMVGSMLPADVYSRYLRQRGHDVLYICATDEHGTPAELAAKENGLPVAEFCAQAHDAQKAVYDGFELSFDYFGRSSSPQNAEITQHFARKLQENGFIEERAIRQVYSPADGRFLPDRYVEGTCPHCGYDKARGDQCENCTRVLDPTDLIEPRSAISGSTELEVRETKHLFLLQSKLQHEVEAWVAEHEEEWPQLASSIARKWLTEGLHDRAITRDLDWGVPVPADTWPDLAAEGKVFYVWFDAPIEYIASTKEWADADPANRDYRAWWYEADDVRYTQFMAKDNVPFHTVMFPATELGTREPWKKVDYVKAFNWLTYYGGKFSTSQKRGVFTDQALEILPADFWRYFLIANAPESDDSSFTWEHFAATVNKDLGGTLGNFVNRVLTFSRKKFGDEVPAGSPAGEAEAKLGEQIAELLAEYEGHMETLQYRKAAAALRALWSAGNAYLDEKAPWLEVKTDLDAAALTLRTAMNLIHLYSVVSEPFIPASARAMRSAFALADDTATWVTPEQAKALDAVPAGTPFTVPPVLFARITEEDLESYRERFGGTEAG
- a CDS encoding DUF4239 domain-containing protein — translated: MSEWLVLAIAMVLVCALVLAFTAIRHRRAAADEDTSETPDVIEYMTMMVGVVYAIVLGLAIAGVWEARGAAEDSVRREAQALYEVTQRTDVYPAAVRDRIRGEVDAYVAHTVAVDWPLLTAGESASAEGGELLGKLRTSVTHQSPATELQAQAYQPLLDHIAAADEARHSRTQNSESTLPGVVWFGLLVGGVVTVGLIFTLQIRRSGRELLLAGLFSALIVFLLFMVWSFDAPYGREGIDSAGPFQELFPRTAVAAAR